The genomic stretch CATTCAAGTTTCATTGTTAACTGAATATGGAGAGGTGATGCAAGGCTGGGTGGGACAACGAGTAgttcttccccttttcttttctctcgttTCATCATATATGGATCTCGGAGGGAAGTGCTTTCTTTTTGCCAATCATTTGATTTCTTGTGGTTCGGGGCTCCGCCTCTGGATTGCCTTTGtggcatgattttttttttgttcttttaaagaaaaaaataaaatagtggtTAGTGaatgcaatttcaatttcaaaattgaaacaacATTTCCTTTGTTTCAGAAAATTTGATTTATATTCActgaaataatatataaaattcaaatcaagcaGTTTTCGAAATCGAAATCATCCCATGAAATTAAATAGAAATCGTACCATAACATCCCTAAGATAGCTTAGTCATATTTATTATTGAGAgccttttttggtaacaatatgAATTGGAGATGAGacagaaaatattttattcgATTAGTTCTCCAACTGGCTTTTGCTCTTCTCCTTCCAGAGGTTTCATATAGATCCACACCCAGAAATCGATCGGCTTGAGTAGCCTATAAATTTATGCAACTCTTTTTAATCTTCTCGGGTTCATTTGGAGAGCCTAGTGAAGTAAAAGAACTAATTTCATAACCAAATGCACATATCAAATGGTTTAATTAATTAGGTGAAATTGTGGGTGACCATCTTTTGATCACAAGAGGGGTTTAAGGCTTAGACCCTACACTAACTCCTGCCtatgaaagaaaacaaatttcctACTCCAAGGGTATgcttggtagccaagagaagaaaagaaaaaaaaaaaaatctagaaaagagaagaaaagaaataaaatgaaatgataagaaaatagaaaaagtatgTGTGTTTGActatcattagaaaaaaagaaaagaaaagaaaagtttttgtattttctcacgttttcttgtgtttttggcaagatttttcttggtggaaaaaagaaaacttcactatTCCTAAGGTgagttttaaaattcaaaaaagaatcttctgtTAAGTTatgtacatttttcttttcttttctttttttctcttggcaaccaaacacagcctaagtgttacctaaccaaaaaaaaaaagtttccaacTACTCCAAGAAATGCCATGGTTCCTAGAAAAAGAATTGAATTTTATGGAAGAGAAACTAACCATTGCCATTACATGACTCTAGAAGACGAGGAAAGAATATAATTAGATGAAATGAAACTGATTGAGGATAACTTGCTGTAGACGAATGTGTAAACATGAGGAATAAACCAAACAAACAACAACATAATAGACGAATTTTACGTGATTTGATACAGATACCTACATCGACCTAACCAAACATAGATTTTTCCATTCAACCTAAAAAACTCTTTACACCACATTCCACCTCATAACAATTATCTCCCATTTGCTTATGTTAAGATTTTCACCACGTAGAGGAAATCCAAAAACTGTAATCTCCGCATAATTACAATTCTACTCAGTTCATGAAATGGGCCTAAAACCCTATCCAATTACGATTACaagctaaataaatattacagGGATCCATATAATACAGGACACATCCAACCctaacaccatttttttttcatgagaaTCTCACCATTATTTCAAGTGTAGTAGTGAAGTATCCCATGTTTGGAAGTAATTAACAGTTTCTGCAAGAGAAGTATCCCATGCTTGGAAGTAACAGTTGCTGCAACACAACATCCTACCCAGTAGGATGCTCTGGTGCTCTATCTGCAACAATCCCCTCAGTTATCCTTTTTACAAGGTTCTGGTCCATTGGAGGCCGATATGGATGCAGTGGTATCAAATTAGTGTCAAGAAAGTTCAGAATAATCACCATAGCTACTGATGCAACAACCATTGGTATTGGACCAAAAATCCATAGCAACAATGTTGTGGCAAAGTACAATGCACGAAGCCCAAGGGAACAGAAATTGCTTCCCCTTATCACTGCCAACTGCACATATTTCACGGGCATATCGGTATGTGGTGTGCTAATCAGGAAGTTAGCATGAACAAAGTACCTTGCTGACTGCACGAATGATGCAAAGGCAATAAGGAAAAAGGAGAGAAGTGTGATGTACTTAAGGGAGGTGGTGGAGGGGCTTGTGTCTCCATAGATTAGTTTGTTGATGAGGAGGTTGTTGGAAGAGCTTCCAAACCATGTTCCAATAAGAGAGCCGAGTGTAATGGATATGGATGCTAAGAAGGTTGCAGCTGATTCGTTGCTGGAGATCACTTGTAGAGCCAGTCCCATATCCTTGAGATCTGCCTGGATGCCCACAAAGGGTATGAGATAATTTAGCTTCTTTTGTTGATCAATTCAGAAATCATCCAATGAAACttgggatggggatggggatggggatggggatgggggtgGAGTGGGGTATGGGCAATTCTTACCATCATCATTCTCTCAACCCAAGCCATCTTGTTGTGGTTCTCATAGCCAATGACAGTGGTTTGTGGAGCTGTGAGTATTCTATAGAGGAGGAAGAGATGGTAGCTGAACATTATGATCAACCCAGCAGGGACCAAAAATATATCAAGATTATCTTCCCGAATCCACATTCTCTTCCAGTTCTTATGTTACGTTTCCAGAAATAATGTGTTTAAATAtaaattgacattttttttttatatgggttTGCTTAGGAATAAGCCTTTAGATAAGCAGCAAGAGAGCTAAGAGAGGCTTGCAAGCAATAGAATGGGTTCCTTGTTTTCCAATTTATGGGAATAATTGAGAAGATACAGACGAGAAATATTGATTGGCTCATGCTTAACGGTTAATCCATAAAGTCACTTGACCGATGAAAAGCAAGTGGGCACAGCCGCACAAATGAGAGGCTTAATTTACATGTCTCCATCAGTCTTGGCAGACTGGTTCAACTGCTCCAAATGGGAAATCACTGTTTCTTGTTTGTAATGTAAAAGGCTGTGTGATTAAGACAATGATATATAATAAGCATAACCCATATGAAGGTGACACGTCAAATTGAAGATCTTGGATCAGTTTCTCGTATGAGAATCATTATCCTACTGTGCTTGATTACCACATGGAATTCACTCATTGGGAAAATTTGTTGTTTGAAGAGAGTGAAAGAGAATAAGTGAATTTTATGTGTAGGTCAGGCACAACACCTACGAAGACATGATCAGAACTCCGCATTAAGTGAGATCACCTATAGGAAAAAAAGTGAGCCCTGATTGTTTGATggcaaaaaaatgaaatagaacaTTTTAAAGgtttttcataaaattaaatgatttgACTGTTTATGTGATAAATGAATTATTCCTTCCGATCTTTCTCAATGTTATAGTATTAAGTAAGATTTCATGAGAAAGATGATGATATAAATgatattattaatttattattccAATCATCCATTACtgcctttatttttcttgtttttgttgcTCCTTGATTCCATTATATGTTGGGTCAATTTTCCTTCCCCATTTCTCTTTCGCCCACCAAACAAATGGGGCTTATAATATTTATAATTAATATTAGTGGAAAGTTAACGTGGATGACGATCAGCTTTACAAGTGAACACCAAGTCAGTTTTCTCAAAAATGTTTCATTACCTTCCGGGATCAACGTTTCTTACTTGAGTTTTGGAAAATTAACAAAGGGATTGATGGAACCTTGACTTGCGGAGCGCGCTAGAACAAGACAAGCCAAAGGCCCCATTTCACCTCTATTTGAGTAAGTTGATTGTAGAACACCTTGCCTTAATGCGTAGCAATCAAATTATTGTGCAGGTTATTGCACAATGGTTTTCATGCATTGCGATCATTCCGTTGCTTGCttggtctacgatcagctcgagttttgtaaaattaagaaaatgatTCATGGAACCTCAGCCAATTTCGATAGTTAAAATGTTGTTGATATTATAGGACGACAACTCTAATGACATGTTTGTAAATGGTTTACAAAATATTATGAATGATAGTAAGTATTAATactattttatttcatgattttgcAAATGTCTTATGGTCTAACCATTAACTCAAAATTTATAGATTATGAATATAAGATAGAAATGGTGAGacaataatttatatatatgtcCTAAAGTCTATTATGTGATACGAATGAGTGGAGGGATCAATTTGATTGTAACTATCTACTTGTTTGGAAGATATTAGTATCACATTATTTAGAATgtatattttgaataaattaAAGATACtataaaatatcatttataGGTAGCAAGTCCAATGAGATACTACCTCTTCCATCTATTTTATCCAGCAAGTAATGCAAGTAACTCCTTTCATAGGAGATCTACTAACAGTATGGAAAGATGGGGATtggaaaattctatttttttgggaaaCCAATAAGATTGGCCTTCCCAAAAATATGCAAGTAATACCTCTTGTTGCTTTACCTCAAACTTTGTTTGGAATTTGGTTTGTTCTATTGCCTCAGCTATCCCATGGTACAAAATTGTTTGGTTCTCCTCTATTATTCCGAGGCATTCATTCTCAATCTGGAGAGCTATGACCAATTGTCTTCCCACTCAAGTATTTCTTATGCATaaaaatatttctttccctAATTGTTACCTATGTTGGAATTCCTTTGGAAGCCTTGAGCACTTGTTTTTTGATTGTCCTTTCTCTAAGCCTGTTTGGGGAAGCATTTTTCGCAAGCTTTGGTTAAGTCCTAAAATTATTCTTCCATTTGAAAGAGAATGGAAATGGATTTTAAATGCTTTTAGTGGTAAAACCCTTTGTGATCATCTTGGCAAGTTGGAATTCAGTGTAACATTAtctcatatttggtgggaaaggaacaaaagaagatgAACTTCCAATTCTCGTTCACTGGAGCAAATTAGGGATGCTATTACTTTGTGAGGaataaaattcttcaaaattttgttgtttgttcagatacaaatagaaatcggTTCCTGGCGTCTTCGTGggaccttcctctcttctatccctcctcccccattttcttgtatcattCTCCTTTATATTGTTTCTCCtccttgcctcctttttctttattgtatccctccctccctttgttgctttttttttttctccccccttttttattGTATCCCTTCCTTCTTTGGCTTGTTTCTtcccctctctcccccccttttttggttTGTCCCCTCTCTTAGGGGTTTGAGGCCCATCTCTTCGGGGCTTGATAGCTTTTCATCTTAGTCTAGCCAATTTGATTTTGTATgttgtatttgttttctttcttgctttAATATACTTTTCATTcacctaaaaaacaaaaaggaaagagaagcaCTGATTGATTTTAGTAGTTTCACTATATCTTCTCACTCCTCTTCATCACTTTGAGTTGCCTCTGAAAAGCCTATTTATGAGAGTGAGACATTCCTACATTGGACATATTGTGCAATCATTGCCGATAAATCGTTTCTTGCCAACAAATCATTTCTTGCATTACTCGATTGCAGAAGAGCTACAGTCCCTAGGAGGAACTACATTTGTGGCTAACAATTTGTTCCATTGCTTGATTTATCTACAAACACCTCATATGGTATAGGAATTtgattaaattattatttttgggtagaaataaaaattagatgTTTTAGTTCCACTATGATAGTCTTTCAATTGATAGTAAAACCTCCCCTTTCTCCATTCAAGGTTTCTGATTCTTGTAAGTGTTGCAAATACACTTGTTGCTtcatattaaaatttaaaaaagaaaaaaatat from Macadamia integrifolia cultivar HAES 741 chromosome 11, SCU_Mint_v3, whole genome shotgun sequence encodes the following:
- the LOC122094431 gene encoding uncharacterized protein LOC122094431, whose product is MWIREDNLDIFLVPAGLIIMFSYHLFLLYRILTAPQTTVIGYENHNKMAWVERMMMADLKDMGLALQVISSNESAATFLASISITLGSLIGTWFGSSSNNLLINKLIYGDTSPSTTSLKYITLLSFFLIAFASFVQSARYFVHANFLISTPHTDMPVKYVQLAVIRGSNFCSLGLRALYFATTLLLWIFGPIPMVVASVAMVIILNFLDTNLIPLHPYRPPMDQNLVKRITEGIVADRAPEHPTG